A stretch of the Anaeromyxobacter sp. genome encodes the following:
- a CDS encoding multicopper oxidase domain-containing protein yields the protein MADQTNYPYPGQCVADPLLPWGVESCALRPLASTSFDCPVPGVANYTAGGWRACGAVVPYTAVAPLISDSTAAAAIPTPKYQWEVLNPVDYWPDTTTFPGADYYEIGLHEAKGFQAIAAAGLFPNPLLAGSCPTATGQAFCKVTTPATPVPAACTAFNPAAVCTSVGAPAVPDGMQWTGAICTNPLGCSCPAELAAGFQATYCSAAGKIPAGRPVYTPIWGVGQIRSPLGVGGTVTAVLDRLLGTCSNSVPAGNLCWVGNALPTLPACTGVCTPLGLVTAFNTSVASPWSANDYVATWPSISIRATKGRPVVVRYVNEFTNNHIFCPHPDAADWPCAIDRTFMGVKAKVDPAIGVSFPAISTDGVNKYGSPQQPDNSWVTHLHGGDIPPSTDGFAMKWFGNRITGPLYSPNATHISPHFDGPPSAPHIMRPGGAYSPTSIQSNVNDTYTYPMNQDEALIWFHDHTLGKTHHNVIAGPAGFFPVKDPSKHGAVSAGACTVAPTPGNLTPCQYTWLDPVTEPRNFLTVPMYDLFFALQDRAFSDDGSINFSNGQGQGLSTTTIGADPNGVVNGANPDVHPVWIPEYFGDHPIVNGVIWPKKTVDAGWYRIRFANGSDSRCWTLGFTTTEPVPGVRPVNNVRFTVIASDQGYLSVPKQNQQTLTFCPGERYEILVDFGKLPGKVAGAPGQVWMTNSANAPYPFGGSPFVAGPDIEMNSIMRYDVTATPGVLSCGAGTLTYNAAVDAPGVAGANGATTWANKGCMKIPTTPDSNIADLRAAPRFVNGTPQMCAPGFVPATGLNSAVPGCVSAIRHLYLNERVDGLTGAPLGMQINGVPFEYKVTETPVEGSVEVWKIINLTVDAHPMHPHLVKHQRVSTQRLNVGAYKRALCGSTTCQPGTSPGNEMQLVPDVDAVVGLTPLYLIGAPTFTLATDFNGGFKDASVALPGQVTTIVARWDGNWTAAPVPTAPGTVAGAACLSSPGSCAAPYTYEPVTTGPYVWHCHINSHEDSEMMRTSLVVP from the coding sequence GTGGCCGATCAGACCAACTACCCGTACCCCGGGCAGTGCGTCGCCGACCCGCTCCTGCCGTGGGGCGTGGAGAGCTGCGCCCTGCGCCCGCTCGCCTCGACGTCGTTCGACTGCCCGGTTCCCGGCGTCGCCAACTACACCGCCGGCGGCTGGCGCGCCTGCGGCGCGGTGGTGCCGTACACGGCCGTGGCCCCGCTCATCTCCGACTCGACCGCCGCCGCGGCCATCCCGACCCCCAAGTACCAGTGGGAGGTCCTGAACCCGGTGGACTACTGGCCGGACACCACCACCTTCCCCGGCGCTGACTACTACGAGATCGGCCTGCACGAGGCCAAGGGCTTCCAGGCCATCGCCGCCGCCGGCCTCTTCCCGAACCCGCTGCTCGCCGGCTCCTGCCCCACCGCCACCGGCCAGGCCTTCTGCAAGGTGACCACCCCGGCCACGCCCGTCCCTGCGGCCTGCACCGCCTTCAACCCGGCGGCCGTCTGCACGTCGGTCGGCGCCCCGGCGGTTCCGGACGGCATGCAGTGGACCGGCGCCATCTGCACCAACCCGCTGGGCTGCTCCTGCCCGGCCGAGCTCGCCGCCGGCTTCCAGGCGACCTACTGCTCCGCCGCCGGCAAGATCCCGGCCGGCCGCCCGGTCTACACCCCGATCTGGGGCGTCGGCCAGATCCGCAGCCCGCTCGGCGTGGGCGGCACCGTGACGGCGGTCCTCGATCGCCTCCTCGGCACCTGCTCCAACTCGGTCCCGGCCGGCAACCTCTGCTGGGTCGGCAACGCCCTGCCCACGCTGCCCGCCTGCACCGGCGTCTGCACGCCGCTCGGCCTGGTCACCGCCTTCAACACCAGCGTGGCCTCGCCCTGGTCTGCCAATGACTACGTTGCCACCTGGCCGTCCATCAGCATCCGCGCCACCAAGGGCCGTCCGGTGGTCGTGCGCTACGTGAACGAGTTCACCAACAACCACATCTTCTGCCCGCACCCCGACGCGGCCGACTGGCCGTGCGCCATCGACCGCACCTTCATGGGCGTGAAGGCCAAGGTCGACCCGGCCATCGGCGTCAGCTTCCCCGCCATCTCCACCGACGGCGTCAACAAGTACGGCTCGCCGCAGCAGCCGGACAACTCGTGGGTCACCCACCTGCACGGCGGCGACATCCCGCCCTCGACCGACGGCTTCGCCATGAAGTGGTTCGGCAACCGGATCACCGGCCCGCTCTACAGCCCGAACGCCACCCACATCAGCCCGCACTTCGACGGCCCGCCGTCGGCCCCGCACATCATGCGGCCGGGCGGCGCCTACTCGCCGACGTCGATCCAGTCGAACGTCAACGACACCTACACCTACCCGATGAACCAGGATGAGGCCCTCATCTGGTTCCACGACCACACCCTCGGCAAGACCCACCACAACGTCATCGCGGGCCCCGCCGGCTTCTTCCCCGTGAAGGACCCCAGCAAGCACGGCGCGGTCAGCGCCGGCGCCTGCACGGTGGCCCCGACGCCCGGCAACCTGACCCCCTGCCAGTACACCTGGCTGGACCCGGTCACCGAGCCGCGCAACTTCCTCACGGTCCCGATGTACGACCTGTTCTTCGCCCTGCAGGACCGCGCCTTCAGCGACGACGGCTCGATCAACTTCTCCAACGGCCAGGGCCAGGGGCTCAGCACCACCACCATCGGCGCCGACCCCAACGGCGTGGTCAACGGCGCCAACCCGGACGTGCACCCGGTCTGGATCCCGGAGTACTTCGGCGACCACCCCATCGTGAACGGCGTCATCTGGCCGAAGAAGACGGTGGACGCGGGCTGGTACCGCATCCGCTTCGCCAACGGCTCCGACTCGCGCTGCTGGACCCTCGGCTTCACCACCACCGAGCCCGTCCCCGGCGTGCGCCCCGTCAACAACGTCCGCTTCACCGTCATCGCCAGCGACCAGGGCTACCTCTCGGTGCCGAAGCAGAACCAGCAGACCCTCACCTTCTGCCCCGGTGAGCGGTACGAGATCCTGGTGGACTTCGGCAAGCTGCCCGGCAAGGTCGCCGGCGCGCCCGGCCAGGTCTGGATGACCAACTCGGCCAACGCCCCGTACCCGTTCGGCGGCTCGCCGTTCGTGGCCGGGCCGGACATCGAGATGAACTCCATCATGCGCTACGACGTGACGGCCACCCCGGGTGTGCTCAGCTGCGGCGCCGGGACCCTCACCTACAACGCGGCGGTCGATGCCCCCGGCGTGGCCGGCGCCAACGGCGCCACCACCTGGGCGAACAAGGGCTGCATGAAGATCCCGACCACGCCCGACTCCAACATCGCCGACCTGCGCGCCGCGCCCCGCTTCGTCAACGGCACGCCGCAGATGTGCGCCCCGGGCTTCGTCCCGGCCACCGGCCTCAACTCGGCGGTGCCCGGCTGCGTCTCGGCCATCCGCCACCTGTACCTCAACGAGCGCGTCGACGGCCTGACCGGCGCCCCGCTCGGCATGCAGATCAACGGCGTGCCCTTCGAGTACAAGGTCACCGAGACGCCGGTGGAGGGCTCGGTCGAGGTCTGGAAGATCATCAACCTGACCGTCGACGCCCACCCGATGCACCCGCACCTGGTGAAGCACCAGCGGGTCTCGACGCAGCGCCTCAACGTCGGCGCCTACAAGCGGGCCCTCTGCGGCTCCACCACCTGCCAGCCCGGCACCTCGCCCGGCAACGAGATGCAGCTGGTGCCCGACGTGGACGCCGTGGTCGGCCTCACGCCGCTGTACCTCATCGGCGCCCCGACCTTCACCCTGGCCACCGACTTCAACGGCGGCTTCAAGGACGCGTCGGTCGCGCTGCCCGGCCAGGTCACGACCATCGTGGCCCGGTGGGACGGCAACTGGACGGCGGCCCCCGTGCCGACCGCTCCTGGCACGGTGGCGGGCGCTGCCTGCCTCTCGAGCCCGGGCAGCTGCGCGGCGCCCTACACCTACGAGCCGGTCACCACCGGCCCGTACGTCTGGCACTGCCACATCAACTCGCACGAGGACTCGGAGATGATGCGCACCAGCCTGGTGGTGCCGTAA
- a CDS encoding cytochrome C, translated as MTHRLALAALVALAAATPPGASADEGACVACHLQLQPGIVSDWRLSRHASAEVGCQDCHGSRHATAEDFGKVQHPTVATCQRCHELQASQFRAGDHARAWQALTTLPTFHHLQEGKVGDPTGCAACHRIGLLTPDLADSLLKAGSRHGLGSCDACHTRHTFSVKEAREPEACKACHGDLQYEAWSNSKHGTRHAAVRAGQLPAQAAAPTCQTCHLQGGNHAVRAPLGNVALRLPLEDDQAWAADKHALFVALGVLDAAGNNGVRGQAFEEARIAELDRLGFQGDRGQLTQACRQCHATSFIREQLDQRDGLIRQADALVAVSVREVAGLYADGVLRKKGPGPFPDLVAWPTGSAPEKRLGLMFFDHRARLLAHAFHMSPQAVRWMAELQDDAAAVKQLAAELRAARKAKR; from the coding sequence ATGACGCACCGTCTCGCGCTGGCGGCCCTGGTGGCCCTGGCCGCCGCCACCCCGCCCGGGGCCTCCGCCGACGAGGGCGCCTGCGTGGCCTGCCACCTCCAGCTGCAGCCGGGCATCGTCTCCGACTGGCGGCTCTCCCGCCACGCCTCCGCCGAGGTGGGCTGCCAGGACTGCCACGGCTCGCGCCACGCCACCGCCGAGGACTTCGGCAAGGTGCAGCACCCCACGGTGGCCACCTGCCAGCGCTGCCACGAGCTGCAGGCCAGCCAGTTCCGCGCCGGTGACCACGCCCGGGCCTGGCAGGCCCTCACCACCCTGCCGACCTTCCACCACCTGCAGGAGGGCAAGGTGGGCGACCCCACCGGCTGCGCCGCCTGCCACCGCATCGGCCTGCTCACCCCCGACCTGGCCGACTCGCTCCTGAAGGCGGGGTCGCGCCACGGCCTGGGCAGCTGCGACGCCTGCCACACCCGCCACACCTTCTCGGTGAAGGAGGCCCGCGAGCCGGAGGCCTGCAAGGCCTGCCACGGCGACCTGCAGTACGAGGCCTGGAGCAACTCCAAGCACGGCACCCGCCACGCCGCGGTGCGCGCCGGCCAGCTGCCGGCCCAGGCCGCCGCCCCCACCTGCCAGACCTGCCACCTGCAGGGCGGCAACCACGCGGTGCGCGCGCCGCTCGGCAACGTGGCCCTGCGCCTGCCGCTGGAGGACGACCAGGCCTGGGCGGCCGACAAGCACGCGCTCTTCGTGGCGCTCGGGGTGCTCGACGCCGCCGGCAACAACGGCGTGCGCGGCCAGGCCTTCGAGGAGGCGCGCATCGCCGAGCTCGACCGCCTCGGCTTCCAGGGCGACCGGGGCCAGCTCACCCAGGCCTGCCGCCAGTGCCACGCCACCTCCTTCATCCGCGAGCAGCTCGACCAGCGCGACGGCCTGATCCGCCAGGCCGACGCGCTGGTGGCGGTCTCGGTCCGCGAGGTGGCCGGGCTCTACGCCGACGGCGTCCTCCGGAAGAAGGGGCCCGGCCCGTTCCCCGACCTGGTGGCCTGGCCCACCGGCAGCGCGCCGGAGAAGCGGCTCGGCCTGATGTTCTTCGACCACCGGGCCAGGCTGCTGGCCCACGCCTTCCACATGTCGCCGCAGGCGGTCCGCTGGATGGCCGAGCTGCAGGACGACGCCGCGGCGGTGAAGCAGCTGGCCGCCGAGCTCAGGGCGGCGCGCAAGGCGAAGAGGTAG
- a CDS encoding NADPH-dependent 2,4-dienoyl-CoA reductase, producing MPTPYPHLLAPLDLGFTTLRNRVLMGSMHTGLEDRARDFPKLAAYLAERARGGVGLIVTGGFAPNVEGWLTPLGSRLASRWAARPHRLLTGAVHAEGGKLALQILHAGRYGYSPLSVAPSRIKSPITPFTPRALTAGGVERQIRAFVRCAQLAREAGYDGVEVMGSEGYFLNEFLAARTNRRTDAWGGSWTNRMRLPVEVVSRMRAAVGHDFIIVFRLSMLDLVPQGSSWEEVVALAQALEAAGATLLNTGIGWHEARVPTIATSVPRAAFAWVTRKLKGSVGIPLCATNRINSPEVAERLLAEGSADLVSMARPLLADPELVKKAAEGRADEINTCIACNQACLDHVFARKRASCLVNPRACHETELIVARTARPKRVAVVGSGPAGLACATVAAERGHEVHLFEAAPRLGGQFNLAASIPGKEEFRETLRYFARRLEVTGVRVHLGAPATAEGLAAGGFDEVVLATGVLPRDPGIPGQGHPKVIGYLDVLARGAPVGPRVAIVGAGGIGFDVATFLVHPGTAPGEGVPAPSGGALAGGAAPEGAEAPPALGPAVPDPGLARWLAEWGVADPALARGGLAAPRPAPPARQVWLLQRTPGRPGAGLGKTTGWIHRAALKARGVVMLGSVTYEGVDDAGLTIRIGEGGRQVLPVDTVVLCTGQVPRRDLAAPLRAAGLPVHLIGGADVAAELDARRAIEQGTRVAAAL from the coding sequence GTGCCCACGCCCTACCCGCACCTGCTGGCCCCGCTCGACCTGGGGTTCACCACCCTGAGGAACCGGGTGCTGATGGGCTCGATGCACACCGGCCTGGAGGACCGGGCCCGCGACTTCCCCAAGCTGGCCGCCTACCTGGCCGAGCGGGCCCGCGGCGGGGTGGGGCTGATCGTCACCGGCGGCTTCGCCCCCAACGTGGAGGGGTGGCTGACCCCGCTCGGCTCGCGCCTGGCCAGCCGCTGGGCGGCGCGGCCCCACCGCCTGCTCACCGGCGCGGTGCACGCCGAGGGCGGCAAGCTGGCGCTCCAGATCCTGCACGCCGGCCGCTACGGCTACTCGCCGCTCTCGGTGGCGCCCTCGCGGATCAAGTCGCCCATCACCCCCTTCACGCCCCGCGCGCTCACCGCCGGCGGCGTGGAGCGGCAGATCCGGGCCTTCGTGCGCTGCGCCCAGCTGGCGCGCGAGGCCGGGTACGACGGCGTGGAGGTGATGGGCTCGGAGGGCTACTTCCTCAACGAGTTCCTGGCCGCCCGCACCAACCGGCGCACCGACGCCTGGGGCGGCAGCTGGACCAACCGGATGCGCCTGCCGGTGGAGGTGGTGTCGCGCATGCGCGCGGCGGTGGGCCACGACTTCATCATCGTCTTCCGCCTCTCCATGCTGGACCTGGTGCCGCAGGGGTCGAGCTGGGAGGAGGTGGTGGCGCTGGCCCAGGCGCTGGAGGCCGCCGGCGCCACCCTGCTCAACACCGGCATCGGCTGGCACGAGGCGCGGGTCCCCACCATCGCCACCAGCGTGCCGCGCGCCGCCTTCGCCTGGGTGACCAGGAAGCTCAAGGGGTCGGTGGGCATCCCGCTCTGCGCCACCAACCGGATCAACTCCCCCGAGGTGGCCGAGCGGCTGCTGGCCGAGGGCTCCGCCGACCTGGTCTCCATGGCCCGGCCGCTGCTGGCCGACCCGGAGCTGGTGAAGAAGGCGGCCGAGGGGCGCGCCGACGAGATCAACACCTGCATCGCCTGCAACCAGGCCTGCCTGGACCACGTCTTCGCCCGCAAGCGGGCCAGCTGCCTGGTGAACCCGCGCGCCTGCCACGAGACCGAGCTGATCGTCGCCCGGACGGCCCGGCCGAAGCGGGTGGCGGTGGTGGGCAGCGGCCCGGCCGGCCTGGCCTGCGCCACCGTGGCGGCCGAGCGCGGCCACGAGGTGCACCTCTTCGAGGCCGCGCCGCGCCTGGGCGGCCAGTTCAACCTGGCCGCCAGCATCCCCGGCAAGGAGGAGTTCCGGGAGACCTTGCGCTACTTCGCCCGCCGGCTCGAGGTGACCGGCGTGCGGGTCCACCTGGGCGCGCCGGCCACCGCCGAGGGGCTGGCCGCCGGCGGCTTCGACGAGGTGGTGCTGGCCACCGGCGTGCTGCCGCGCGATCCCGGCATCCCGGGGCAGGGCCACCCGAAGGTGATCGGGTACCTCGACGTGCTGGCGCGCGGCGCGCCGGTGGGTCCGCGGGTGGCCATCGTCGGGGCGGGCGGCATCGGGTTCGACGTGGCCACCTTCCTGGTGCACCCGGGGACGGCGCCGGGCGAGGGCGTCCCTGCCCCGTCCGGCGGCGCGCTGGCGGGGGGCGCCGCGCCGGAGGGCGCCGAGGCCCCGCCGGCTTTGGGCCCCGCCGTGCCCGACCCGGGCCTGGCCCGCTGGCTGGCCGAGTGGGGCGTGGCCGATCCCGCGCTGGCCCGCGGCGGCCTGGCCGCGCCGCGCCCCGCGCCGCCGGCGCGCCAGGTCTGGCTGCTGCAGCGCACGCCCGGCCGCCCCGGCGCCGGCCTCGGCAAGACCACCGGCTGGATCCACCGCGCCGCCCTGAAGGCCAGGGGGGTGGTGATGCTGGGCAGCGTCACCTACGAGGGCGTCGACGACGCCGGCCTCACCATCCGCATCGGGGAGGGCGGCCGCCAGGTGCTGCCGGTGGACACGGTGGTGCTGTGCACCGGCCAGGTGCCGCGCCGCGACCTGGCGGCGCCGCTGCGGGCCGCCGGCCTCCCGGTGCACCTCATCGGCGGCGCCGACGTGGCCGCCGAGCTGGACGCCCGGCGGGCCATCGAGCAGGGCACCCGGGTGGCGGCGGCGCTGTAG
- a CDS encoding M3 family metallopeptidase, which translates to MTTPLAGLLASALLLASPASPPAPAAPAAPAAQQAASAKPAKPARASKAARSKETTVKNPLLQKWSGPYGGVPPFALAKVEQFQPALETAMADQLAVLEAIARDPAKPTFQNTLAAMERSGRSLERALAVFGVFSSTMSTPAFQAVEREMAPKLAAFFDRITQNEALFARVAAVYQARERSGLTPEQQRLAWLQYTNFVRAGARLDAAAKARVAAINERLASLYTTFTQNVLAEEEAGLVLLESEADLEGLPPSVRAAAASAAEARGQKGKWAVTNTRSSVEPFLAYSSRRGLRQQVWQMFVGRGDHGDAHDNKAGITEILALRAERATLLGYPTHAHWRVEDSMARTPERAMALMEAVWPAAVARVKEEVADMQAIADQEGARLTIEPWDYRYYAEKVRKAKYDLDENEVKPYLQLEQLREGMFWVAGRLFDLHFSPARDVKVVHPDVRVWEVRDGARKLVGLWYFDPYARQGKQSGAWMNAYRNQERFDGEITTIVSNNSNFVKGEPGQPILVSWTDAETLFHEFGHALHGLASSVTYPSLSGTSVARDYVEFPSQILERWLPTPEVLNRFARHVTTGQPIPQALLQKIERAERFNQGFGTVEYLASALVDMKAHLAGATPVEPAAFERDTLAALGMPREIVMRHRMPHFQHVFAGDGYSAGYYSYLWADTLSADAFEAFTEAGGPYDRAVAARLKAHVFSIGNTVDPAAAYLAFRGREAGIGALMRKRGFPEPAAPAAPAAAPGAGTK; encoded by the coding sequence ATGACCACGCCCCTCGCCGGCCTGCTCGCCTCGGCGCTGCTCCTGGCCAGCCCGGCCTCCCCGCCGGCGCCCGCCGCCCCGGCCGCGCCTGCCGCGCAGCAGGCCGCGTCCGCCAAGCCCGCCAAGCCCGCCAGGGCCTCGAAGGCCGCCAGGTCCAAGGAGACCACGGTGAAGAACCCCCTGCTGCAGAAGTGGTCCGGCCCCTACGGCGGCGTGCCGCCCTTCGCCCTCGCCAAGGTCGAGCAGTTCCAGCCGGCGCTGGAGACCGCCATGGCGGACCAGCTGGCGGTGCTGGAGGCCATCGCCCGCGACCCGGCCAAGCCCACCTTCCAGAACACGCTGGCGGCCATGGAGCGCTCGGGGCGCTCGCTGGAGCGGGCCCTGGCGGTGTTCGGGGTCTTCTCCTCCACCATGAGCACGCCGGCCTTCCAGGCGGTGGAGCGCGAGATGGCGCCCAAGCTGGCGGCCTTCTTCGACCGCATCACCCAGAACGAGGCGCTCTTCGCGCGCGTGGCCGCGGTGTACCAGGCCCGCGAGCGCTCCGGCCTGACGCCCGAGCAGCAGCGGCTGGCCTGGCTCCAGTACACCAACTTCGTGCGGGCCGGCGCCAGGCTGGACGCCGCGGCCAAGGCGCGGGTGGCCGCCATCAACGAGCGGCTGGCCTCGCTCTACACCACCTTCACGCAGAACGTGCTGGCCGAGGAGGAGGCCGGGCTGGTGCTGCTGGAGTCGGAGGCCGACCTGGAGGGGCTGCCGCCGTCGGTGCGCGCCGCCGCCGCCAGCGCCGCCGAGGCCCGCGGCCAGAAGGGCAAGTGGGCGGTGACCAACACCCGCTCCAGCGTCGAGCCGTTCCTGGCCTACTCCAGCCGCCGCGGGCTGCGCCAGCAGGTCTGGCAGATGTTCGTGGGCCGCGGCGACCACGGCGACGCCCACGACAACAAGGCCGGCATCACCGAGATCCTGGCGCTGCGCGCCGAGCGGGCCACGCTGCTCGGCTACCCCACCCACGCCCACTGGCGCGTCGAGGACTCGATGGCGCGCACGCCGGAGCGCGCCATGGCGCTCATGGAGGCGGTCTGGCCGGCCGCGGTGGCCCGGGTCAAGGAGGAGGTGGCCGACATGCAGGCCATCGCCGACCAGGAGGGCGCCAGGCTCACCATCGAGCCCTGGGACTACCGCTACTACGCCGAGAAGGTCCGCAAGGCCAAGTACGACCTGGACGAGAACGAGGTGAAGCCCTACCTGCAGCTGGAGCAGCTGCGCGAGGGGATGTTCTGGGTGGCCGGCCGGCTCTTCGACCTGCACTTCTCGCCGGCCCGCGACGTCAAGGTGGTCCACCCGGACGTGCGGGTCTGGGAGGTGCGCGACGGCGCGCGCAAGCTGGTGGGGCTCTGGTACTTCGACCCCTACGCGCGCCAGGGCAAGCAGTCCGGCGCCTGGATGAACGCCTACCGGAACCAGGAGCGGTTCGACGGCGAGATCACCACCATCGTCTCGAACAACTCCAACTTCGTGAAGGGCGAGCCCGGCCAGCCCATCCTGGTGAGCTGGACCGACGCCGAGACCCTCTTCCACGAGTTCGGCCACGCCCTGCACGGCCTGGCGTCCAGCGTCACCTACCCCTCGCTCTCCGGGACCTCGGTGGCGCGCGACTACGTCGAGTTCCCCTCGCAGATCCTGGAGCGCTGGCTCCCCACGCCCGAGGTGCTGAACCGCTTCGCCCGCCACGTCACCACCGGCCAGCCCATCCCGCAGGCGCTGCTGCAGAAGATCGAGCGGGCCGAGCGCTTCAACCAGGGCTTCGGCACCGTGGAGTACCTGGCCTCGGCGCTGGTGGACATGAAGGCCCACCTGGCCGGGGCCACCCCGGTGGAGCCGGCCGCCTTCGAGCGGGACACCCTGGCGGCGCTGGGCATGCCGCGCGAGATCGTGATGCGCCACCGCATGCCGCACTTCCAGCACGTCTTCGCCGGCGACGGGTACTCGGCCGGCTACTACAGCTACCTGTGGGCCGACACCCTGAGCGCCGACGCCTTCGAGGCCTTCACCGAGGCCGGCGGGCCCTACGACCGGGCCGTGGCCGCCAGGCTCAAGGCCCACGTCTTCTCCATCGGCAACACGGTGGACCCGGCCGCGGCCTACCTGGCCTTCCGCGGCCGCGAGGCCGGCATCGGCGCGCTGATGCGCAAGCGCGGCTTCCCCGAGCCCGCCGCGCCGGCCGCCCCGGCGGCGGCGCCCGGCGCCGGGACGAAGTAG
- a CDS encoding methionine aminotransferase, producing the protein MPTFPGHLPSRLPHVGTTIFTVMSRLAAECGAINLSQGFPDFAPSPALVDLVAKHMRAGQNQYAPMAGAPQLREAVAEVARLAHGASYDPEHEITITAGGTQAIYAAVACAVRPGDEVILFEPAYDAYAPAVELNGGAPRRAQLAYPDYRPDWAQVRALLSPRTRLIVVNTPHNPTGSTWTAADLAELAALLRGTDVVVLSDEVYEHMVYDGRRHLGCAGSAELAARSFVVGSFGKTFHVTGWKVGFVLAPPELTAELRKAHQFITFCVNTPVQLALAEHLADPRGWRELPAFYQQKRDFFRQGLAATRLEPLPCAGTYFQLASYARVSDEPDLALAERLTRELKVASIPVSAFYAHPRQDRVLRFCFAKGEETLARACERLARL; encoded by the coding sequence ATGCCCACCTTCCCGGGCCACCTGCCGTCGCGCCTGCCGCACGTCGGCACCACCATCTTCACGGTGATGTCGCGGCTGGCCGCCGAGTGCGGCGCCATCAACCTCTCGCAGGGCTTCCCGGACTTCGCCCCGTCGCCGGCGCTGGTGGACCTGGTGGCGAAGCACATGCGGGCCGGCCAGAACCAGTACGCGCCCATGGCCGGCGCCCCGCAGCTGCGCGAGGCCGTGGCCGAGGTGGCCAGGCTGGCGCACGGCGCCAGCTACGACCCCGAGCACGAGATCACCATCACCGCCGGCGGCACCCAGGCCATCTACGCCGCGGTGGCCTGCGCGGTGCGCCCGGGCGACGAGGTCATCCTCTTCGAGCCGGCCTACGACGCCTACGCACCGGCGGTCGAGCTCAACGGCGGCGCCCCGCGGCGGGCCCAGCTGGCCTACCCCGACTACCGGCCGGACTGGGCGCAGGTGCGGGCGCTGCTGTCGCCGCGCACCCGCCTGATCGTGGTGAACACCCCGCACAACCCCACCGGCTCGACCTGGACCGCCGCGGACCTGGCCGAGCTGGCGGCGCTGCTGCGCGGCACCGACGTGGTGGTGCTCTCCGACGAGGTGTACGAGCACATGGTCTACGACGGGCGGCGCCACCTGGGCTGCGCCGGCTCGGCCGAGCTGGCGGCGCGCAGCTTCGTGGTGGGCTCCTTCGGCAAGACCTTCCACGTCACCGGCTGGAAGGTGGGCTTCGTGCTGGCGCCGCCGGAGCTGACCGCCGAGCTGCGCAAGGCGCACCAGTTCATCACCTTCTGCGTCAACACCCCGGTGCAGCTGGCGCTGGCCGAGCACCTGGCCGACCCGCGCGGCTGGCGCGAGCTGCCGGCCTTCTACCAGCAGAAGCGGGACTTCTTCCGCCAGGGGCTGGCCGCCACCCGGCTGGAGCCGCTGCCCTGCGCCGGCACCTACTTCCAGCTGGCCTCCTACGCCCGGGTGAGCGACGAGCCGGACCTGGCGCTGGCCGAGCGGCTCACCCGCGAGCTCAAGGTGGCCAGCATCCCGGTGTCGGCCTTCTACGCCCACCCCCGCCAGGACCGCGTGCTGCGCTTCTGCTTCGCCAAGGGCGAGGAGACGCTGGCGCGCGCCTGCGAGCGGCTGGCCCGGCTGTGA